A window of Steroidobacteraceae bacterium genomic DNA:
CGCCCTGGCCGGCAACGGCGAGCTGTTTGCCGAGATAGTCGATGACATCGGAATAGCCGTTGGATGAATCCCAGGGAACATCGATGCCGCGCAGCACTGCGGTGTTCGCGGACAACAAGTAGGCCATGTTCTCCTGCGCCCGGGCGCGACGCGCAACCTGCTTCTGGGTAAGCTGTGGTGATCCGACTTCGCTCGAAGGGTGAAGCAGCACTTCCGCGCCCCGCAGGCCAAAGCATCGCGCAACCTCGGGATAGAGGATTTCCTCGGATGCGATGGTCGCAAGCTTGCCAAGCGGCGTGTCGGCCACCGGGAAGACGCCTTCGAGGCCATAGACATCGAGATAGCGGTCCCACACGTCGTGCGGTGTCGGCGCGAATACGGAAATGAGGCGCCGGTAGCCGAGTACGCGCTTGCCGGATGGATCGAAGACAAAGCAGGCCTGGAAATAAAGACCGGGAAAATGGCGGTCGGTCTCATAGGCATTGCCCGCGAGGTACACGCCATGCCGCGCTGCAATCGCGCCAAGCTCCCCATACTCGCGGCCGTCCGGATCGAGCGCCGCCTTATCGCGCCACTCGGCGATGCTCTCTCCCCAGGGCGGACCGGTGAGGACATATTCCGGCAGCACCAGCAGCCGCAGATCCTCGCCAAGCCAGCGCTTCGCGCCGAGCACCTGCACGTCGATGCGCCGGATCGTGCGCAGCATGCGTTCTTCGGCACTGGCGCGACTGGTATCCTGATGCACGCAATCGCAATCGGTCTGCAGCGCGACGGCAAAATATCGATCCAGAAGCTTGTTGTTCATAAGCCTGCGCAGTGTAAGGCGTTATGATCGACAATCGCAAAGATGCCTTGGATCGCTGACCATTGTTGCCAGAAGGAACGCCGATGCACGCAGGCTGGCTTTGGATCGTCGCACTGGGATTGATCGCCATCGGGCTGATTGGCACCGTGTTGCCGGCTTTGCCCGGCGCTGCCGCGGTCTTCGGCGGCATGCTCCTCGGCGCCTGGCTGGATGACTTCCAGCGCATCAGCTGGGTCACTGTCGTCGTACTCGGCGTGCTCACCGCGCTGACTTTCGCGGCCGACATCCTCGGCAGCGTGTTCGGCGCCCGTCGCGTCGGCGCAAGCCGGTTGGCACTTCTTGGCGCTGCGATCGGCGCCTTGATCGGCATGTTCTTCGGTTTTGTCGGCATGATCTTCTCCCCCTTCCTCGGCGCAGTCGCCGGCGAACTCATCAGCCGCGGCCGGGTGGGCCAGGCGGCGCGCATCGGTATCGGCACCTGGCTCGGATTGTTGCTGGGCACGCTCGCCAAGGTCGCGCTGGTGGCATCGATGCTGGTGATCTTCGTGTCGGCGTACTTCATCCCATGACCACTCGCAGCGTCGCAGTGCTTGGCAGCGGCACCGCGAGCGCGGTACTGCCAGTCACCATACAGCGTCTGGACGACGAAGACGTCCATCCCGTCATCGTCAATCCGCGTCTCGCCGTCTTCGCGTTCACGCCCTATGAACGCTTGCTGGTCGACCTCGCCTACGTGGATGCCGCCGAGATCGCAAGTGCCAGGGGTCATGGAGCGATCCTGGTGAACTCATTTGCCGACTACGGTCTCGAAGCCATGCGAGCGCGCCTGGCCATTCCCGCGATCGGTGCCGGCGAAGCCGCCATCGCGCTGGCGGCGCAGGGCGGGCGCCGATTCGGCATCGTCACCGTGTGGCCGGCCTCGTTGCAGCATCTGTACGATGAGCGCCTGGCCCGCGTCCCCGGCGCGCACCAGTGCACGGAAGTGCGCCATGTCTTCGACGAGCGCGAGCTGGCGAGGCTGCGAAGCGCCGATGGCGTCATGCAGCGGATGCAGCATGCAGACAAAGCGGTTATCGACGCGATTGTCGCCGCGTGCGACGAATCGCTCGCCAGTGCCGGCAGCGAGTGCATCGTGCTTGGCTGCACCTGCATGACTTCCATCGCCGCGGAAGTTGCCGGCAGAATCGACGCGCCGCTTATCGATCCGGTCGCCACCGGTTACCTGAAGGCGCGCGATGCCGCGCTGCATGGCACGGTGCGCGAACCACCGGCCGGAAGTTCCGACGCCAGCGTCGGGGCCCTGATCGATGCCTGGTTGGCCGCGGGCACGCCGACCGGCAACGCAGCCGACTGCCCGGTCTGCATCCTGCCGTCCGATTGACGGCGGCTCGTCCAGCTATTTCGTATCGCCGCGTGGCTCGGCCGCGAACCACTCGCGCGCGGGTCCGATGAAGATCATTGCGAGCACGGCGCCGCTCACGGCTGTCGCGAGGTACTCGAACACTGCCTCGATCGGGCCCGTGAGACTCGCACGCAACCACAACATCGACAGCGCGGTGACGACGAATACCAGCGCATAGAGCCAGCGCGCCCAGCGCTGCAGCAGCATCAGTCCGACGCTTGCCACGAATTTGGCAACGAAGAGTCCGCCGGCCAGAAAATAGACAGGCTGCCAGTCGTCCCTCGTTAATTGTTCGCGGATGAAATTGCGCATCTCGGGCGGCAGGCCCGCTTCTTCCTGTACACCGAACCAGCTGCCGAGCGAGATCAGCAGCCACTCGGCCGCGACCATCCCCTGCAGGAGTCGACGCACGGACAGTCGTCCGATGAGCTCGCTCATGTGCCCGGCGCCTCGGCCTTGCCGTGGCGGAACTTCTCGAACCAGGCGATGATGTTGTCGACCTTGGCAATCTGGTTGCTGGGTCTTGCGGTCAGGCCATGCGATGCCTCGGGCACCCTCAGCATGGCAGTGGGCACCTTGCGCAACTTCAGCGCCTGGTAGAACTGCTCGGTCTCGGACATGGGCGTGCGGTAGTCGGCCTCGCCGGTCAACAGCATGGTCGGCGTGGTGACATTGCCGACGAGCGAGAGTGGCGAGCGCTGCCAGTAGGCCGCCTGATCCTCCCAGGGCGGCGCCGCGAACCAGTAGCGATAGAAGAAGTTGTTGAAATCCGCGGTGAGGACGAAGCTGGTCCAGTTGATGACCGGCTTCGCGACCACGGCGGCGCGAAATCGCGAAGTCTTGCCGACGATCCAGGCCGTCAGAACACCACCTCCCGAGCCACCGGTGACGAACAGATTGTCGGCATCGATATTGCCGCGGGCCATGACGGCGTCGACGCCGGACATGAGATCGTCGTAGTCAAAGCCCGGATAGGCATGGTGTATTAGATTGCCGAATTCCTCGCCGTAGCTGGTGCTGCCCCGGGGATTGCAATAGAGAACGAAATAGCCCTGCGCGGCATAGCGCTGCATCTCGATGCTGAATGCCGGGCCGTAGGAGGCGAAGGGGCCGCCGTGAATCTCCAGCAGCAGCGGATACTTCCGTTGCGGGTCGAAGGCGGCGGGCTTCATGAGCCAGCCTTCGATGGTGCGGCCGTCGTGTGAGGATTGCCATTCGATGCGCTCGCCATCGGAGAGCGCGCGATAATCGAGTTGGGAATTCAGGTGCGTCAGCCGGCGTTGCCTGCCCGATGGTTCGACCATCGCGACATCGGGCGGTCGCGTAATCGAGGTGGCCGTATAGGCTATGCGCCCGTTGTCGGCCACCGAGAACTCGCCGCCCGAGTACGGCCTGCCGATGTCCTCGCCGCCGAGGCCGCCAACGATTTCGCGCTGCCGACCGTTCAAACCGACATAGGCAATGCGGCGCACGCCGTGGTCATCATACGAGTAGTAGATGCCGCGCCCATCGCTCGCCCAACGAGGATCGTTGACATCGCGGTCGAGCGTCGCGGCAAGCGTGCGCGGCTCGCCGCCGGCGCTGGCCATGACATACAGATGCGTGACTTGATAACCCTGCTCACGATCATCGAATCCGACATAGGCAATCGACCGGCCGTCTGGAGAGACCGCCGGCGTGGCGTCCGGCCCCTTGCGATGGGTCAGGGCCGCGATTTCGCCGCTCGCGATATCAATGGCGTAGATCTCGCTCTCGACGTTGTCGTACTCCCAGTCGTCATTGCGATTGGCGGAGAAGATCAGGCGCTTGCCATCGGGCGTGAAGCTCATTCTGCCGCCATGATTGAAATTGCCCGTGGTCAACTGCCTTGCGGCGCCGCCATCGGCCGCGACGAGAAACAGATGCCGATAGCCGTGCTTCAGATAGCCCTGTCCATCCACGCGATAGACGACCGAATCGACGAGCGTTACCTCCGGCGCCCAGGTTGCTCCCTCCGGTTTCTCCGGGGCCTTGGCCAGCGGTTCGACCGACTTCGGCACGAATTGCGAGAACGCAAGCCAGCGACCATCGGGAGAGAAGGTCAGGTCGCCCGGCCCTGCGGTGAGATTCGTCAGCATGGAGGTGCGCCCGCTGTCGAGCCAGCGCATGTACAGCTGCGGCTTGCCGTCAGCCGTGGAAACGAAGGCAATGCGCCGGCCGTCGGGTGACCAGCGCGGCGAGAAGTTATCGTGACCGTCCGCCTGCAGAGCCTGCTGCTCGCCGCTTTGCACATCGATCAGCCACAGCGACTGGCGGACGCTGTCGGTCATGATGTCGTTGTTGTTGCGCACGTATACTATGTACCGCCCATCCGGCGATATCTGCGCATCACTGGCTGTTTCGAGATCGAACACGTCCCGGGACTGCAATGGCAAATGTGCCGGCGCTTGCGCTGCCAGCAGTGGGGCGGCGATGAGGGCGCAAAGGAACCCCAGTTGTATCGGCATGGTGCGACGCGGCGTGGGTATCAGCATGGAAGCGACTCCACCAGATCGGATCCGTCTACTTTAACCGATAGGAGCAGGCCGCTTGCGGCAATCGAACAGCATAGCGCTCGTAACCGTCGAAGCGGCGCGAGCCCTCGACGAAGACCTGCCGCCTCTCGCCGCGGCGCTCACGGACGCCGGTTATGAAGTGGCGAGCCCGAGCTGGCGCGATGCCACGGTCGAGTGGTCACGCTACCGCGCTGCCATCCTGCGCTCGACCTGGGACTACACCGACGACCTGCCGGCGTTCCTCGACTGGGCTCGAACCACCGCGGCGCACACCCAGTTGATCAATCCGCCGCAGCTCATCGAGTGGAACACCGACAAGCACTATCTCCTGCAACTGGCCGCAGCGGGCGTGCCGGTCATTGCCTCGCAGTTTGCCGACCAGGGTCCGTGGAGTTTGCCGACCGATGGTGATTTCGTCATCAAGCCGGCGATTGGCGCCGGATCGCGCGGTGCGCGGCGATTCACATCGCAGCAGCATGCTGCAGCAGCGAGCCACGCCCTGGCGCTGCGCGCCAGCGGGCACTGTGCGATGTTGCAGCCCTACCTCGCGAGCGTCGACAGCGACGGCGAGACCGCCCTGGTTTATTTCGCCGGCAGTTTCAGCCACGCCGTGCGCAAGGGCGCATTGCTGCAACGCGACGGCGGCGATGTCACGGGCCTGTTTGCGACCGAGCAGATTTCACCGCGCGAGCCCGCAGCGGACGAACTTGCGGTGGGCCAAGCGGCCGTCGCAGCCATCGCGGGCGGCGCGCCGCTCTACGCCCGCGTCGATCTGATACGCGATGAGGCCGGCGCACCCCGTCTGCTCGAACTCGAGCTCACCGAACCGTCGCTGTTTTTCAATCACGCGCCGGGCAGCGCGCGGCATCTGGCGAGTGCACTCACGGCATGGCTCGAGCGCAGCGCCTGAGGCCGGCGACGGCGGCGCGAATCATCAGCGATCTCGACTATTGCCCCGATTATCTGTCGGCCGCCGGCGCCGCGCGCTACATGACAGTACTACGCAACGGTCTCGCGTGGCAGCGCCGCAGCATCGTGCTCTTCGGACATCGTTACCTGCAACCGAGGATGATCGCGTTCTACGGCGATGAGGGCGTGAGCTACAGCTACTCGCGGCAGCGTCTGTCGGCACTGCCGTGGCCGGCTCCCCTCGCGCGCCTGCGCGACGGGCTCGTCCGGCACTGCCGCGCGCCGTTCAATTGCGTGCTTGCCAATCTCTACCGCGATGGGGACGATTGCATGGGCTGGCACAGCGACGACGAGGCCGAGCTCGGTGAGCAGCCGCTGATCGCGTCCCTGTCACTCGGTGCAGCGCGCGATTTCGCGCTGCGTTCGCGCCGCGGGTCGCCGAAGCTCCTGCGCCTGTCCTTGCTTTCGGGGAGCCTGCTCGTCATGCGCGGTGATTTTCAGCAGGCGTGGCAACATGCGCTGCCACGCGCGCCGAATCCCTGCGCGGCGCGCATCAACCTGACGTTCCGGCAGGTGACCCTGCGCGGCCGGGGCGATGCTCAGCGGTAGCCACGCGCCTGCAGCGTGAACAGGCTGCGATAATGTCCGTCTGCGGCCATCAGCGCATCGTGACTGCCGCGCTCGACAATGCGCCCGTCCTGGATCACGACGATTTCATCGGCCATGCGCACGGTGGAAAAGCGATGCGAGATCAGGATCACGATGCGGTCGCGCGCGACCTCGCGAAAATGCTCGAAGACATTGGCCTCGGCAGCGGCATCCATCGCCGCGGTCGGCTCATCGAGCACGAGCACATCGGCCTTCACGCGCATGAATGCACGCGCCAGCGCAATTTTCTGCCACTGGCCGCCGGAGAGCTCGCGACCATCCTTGAACCACTTGCCGAGTTGAGTGCGATAGTCCTCCGGCATCGATTCGATGAAGGCGCGTGCCATCGCCTGGTCCGAGGCGCGACGCCAGCGCAGTTCATCCTCGAACGCTTCGACGTCCCCGGCGCCGATATTCTCGCCGACCAGCAACTGGTAGCGCGCGAAGTCCTGAAAGATCACGCCTATCCTGCGTCGCAGCGCCTGCTCGTCCCAGCGCTCGAGGTCGAGGCCATCGAGCAGTATCCGGCCGCTGCTCGGGCTGTAAAGCCGCGTCAGCAGTTTGATCAGCGTCGTCTTGCCAGAACCGTTCTCGCCAACGAGCGCCAGCGAATGTCCAGGCCGGATGTGCAGATCGATGTCGATCAGCGCCGGACTGTCGCTGCCGGGATAGGTGAAGCTCACTTTCTCGAAGCGCACGCCGTCGGCGGGCTCGGGCCCGCTCGCCATCGTGGCCTTGCGTGCGCGTACCGGCGTCTCGAGGAACTCGTAGAGCGTTGCGATGTACAGGTTGTCTTCGTACATGCCGCTCACGGCCGACAAAATCGCCGATACCGCGCTCTGCCCCTGCCGGAACAGCGCGACGTACATGGTCATGCCACCGAGCGTGATGCGCCGTTCGATCGCGCTCCAGGCCGTGAATGCATACGCACCATAGAGCGCAGCCGTGCCGAGCAGGCCCACGGCGAATCCCCAGCCATCGCGGCGCAGCGTCAGATCGCGATCCGCCTGGTAGACACGGCGGAAGATGTCCCGGTAGCGATCGAGCAGACGCGGCCCGAGGTTGTACAGCTGCACTTCCTTGGCATGATCCTCGCGGGCAAGCACCGTCTCGAGGTAAAGCTGCATGCGCGTCTCGGGCGAGCGCCAGCGAAACAGGCGGAATGCATCGCCCGAAAACTTCGCCTCCGCAACGAATGACGGCAGACCGGCAAGAAAGAGCAGGATCACGGCCCAGGGCGAGAAGTCGGCGATCAGCACGGCGAATGAGACAAGGGCAACGCTATTTTGCGCCAGGCCAAAGGTGCGCATCACCAGCGACAACGGTCGGCTCGACGCTTCACGCCGCGCGCGTGTGAGCTTGTCGTAGAACTCCGCGTCCTCGAACTGGGACAACTCGAGCGTCAGCGCCTTCTCGAGGATCAATTCATTCACCCGCTGACCGAGCTGCGCACGCAGAAGGCTCTGTGCCGTGGAAATGCCGCGCTGGCCGGCCGCAAGCAGCGCGACCAGCAGCGCTTCGAGTGCGACGAATGCGAAGACCGTTTCCGTTTCAGGTCGCGCACCGGCAGCTGCAACGGCGGCGATCACCGAGTCGACGATCCGTGCGCCGACCCAGGCAACCCCCGCGGGCAGCAAACCGACCAGCAAGGTGAGAGCAACCAGGGCCAGGGTCAGCGGATGGCTGGTTGCCCAGACGAGTTCCACGGCGCGGCGGCCATAGACGAGTACATCGCGAAAGCCGGCGCGGATCGCGCCGCTGCCGACACGGCCGCCAGAGGCTGGCGACGCCGCGCCGTGCCGAGAGCTCAAGTGGCGGGTGCGGCCAGCTCCGGGAAGAGCGGAGCGGCAGTCACGCGGCCGCGAAAATCAAGCCAGCGGTGGTTCTTGTAGTCGTAGAGTTTGCAGCTGCG
This region includes:
- a CDS encoding nitrilase-related carbon-nitrogen hydrolase; this encodes MNNKLLDRYFAVALQTDCDCVHQDTSRASAEERMLRTIRRIDVQVLGAKRWLGEDLRLLVLPEYVLTGPPWGESIAEWRDKAALDPDGREYGELGAIAARHGVYLAGNAYETDRHFPGLYFQACFVFDPSGKRVLGYRRLISVFAPTPHDVWDRYLDVYGLEGVFPVADTPLGKLATIASEEILYPEVARCFGLRGAEVLLHPSSEVGSPQLTQKQVARRARAQENMAYLLSANTAVLRGIDVPWDSSNGYSDVIDYLGKQLAVAGQGESMVASAMLDMAGLRAWRSRPGMGNFLARQALDMFVASFAAAGIREPNGLLQNGKIVVPERSFFQQRMNAALARLAERGITR
- a CDS encoding DUF456 family protein, with translation MHAGWLWIVALGLIAIGLIGTVLPALPGAAAVFGGMLLGAWLDDFQRISWVTVVVLGVLTALTFAADILGSVFGARRVGASRLALLGAAIGALIGMFFGFVGMIFSPFLGAVAGELISRGRVGQAARIGIGTWLGLLLGTLAKVALVASMLVIFVSAYFIP
- a CDS encoding aspartate/glutamate racemase family protein is translated as MTTRSVAVLGSGTASAVLPVTIQRLDDEDVHPVIVNPRLAVFAFTPYERLLVDLAYVDAAEIASARGHGAILVNSFADYGLEAMRARLAIPAIGAGEAAIALAAQGGRRFGIVTVWPASLQHLYDERLARVPGAHQCTEVRHVFDERELARLRSADGVMQRMQHADKAVIDAIVAACDESLASAGSECIVLGCTCMTSIAAEVAGRIDAPLIDPVATGYLKARDAALHGTVREPPAGSSDASVGALIDAWLAAGTPTGNAADCPVCILPSD
- a CDS encoding S9 family peptidase, producing the protein MLIPTPRRTMPIQLGFLCALIAAPLLAAQAPAHLPLQSRDVFDLETASDAQISPDGRYIVYVRNNNDIMTDSVRQSLWLIDVQSGEQQALQADGHDNFSPRWSPDGRRIAFVSTADGKPQLYMRWLDSGRTSMLTNLTAGPGDLTFSPDGRWLAFSQFVPKSVEPLAKAPEKPEGATWAPEVTLVDSVVYRVDGQGYLKHGYRHLFLVAADGGAARQLTTGNFNHGGRMSFTPDGKRLIFSANRNDDWEYDNVESEIYAIDIASGEIAALTHRKGPDATPAVSPDGRSIAYVGFDDREQGYQVTHLYVMASAGGEPRTLAATLDRDVNDPRWASDGRGIYYSYDDHGVRRIAYVGLNGRQREIVGGLGGEDIGRPYSGGEFSVADNGRIAYTATSITRPPDVAMVEPSGRQRRLTHLNSQLDYRALSDGERIEWQSSHDGRTIEGWLMKPAAFDPQRKYPLLLEIHGGPFASYGPAFSIEMQRYAAQGYFVLYCNPRGSTSYGEEFGNLIHHAYPGFDYDDLMSGVDAVMARGNIDADNLFVTGGSGGGVLTAWIVGKTSRFRAAVVAKPVINWTSFVLTADFNNFFYRYWFAAPPWEDQAAYWQRSPLSLVGNVTTPTMLLTGEADYRTPMSETEQFYQALKLRKVPTAMLRVPEASHGLTARPSNQIAKVDNIIAWFEKFRHGKAEAPGT
- a CDS encoding alpha-ketoglutarate-dependent dioxygenase AlkB, whose product is MARAQRLRPATAARIISDLDYCPDYLSAAGAARYMTVLRNGLAWQRRSIVLFGHRYLQPRMIAFYGDEGVSYSYSRQRLSALPWPAPLARLRDGLVRHCRAPFNCVLANLYRDGDDCMGWHSDDEAELGEQPLIASLSLGAARDFALRSRRGSPKLLRLSLLSGSLLVMRGDFQQAWQHALPRAPNPCAARINLTFRQVTLRGRGDAQR
- a CDS encoding ABC transporter ATP-binding protein — encoded protein: MSSRHGAASPASGGRVGSGAIRAGFRDVLVYGRRAVELVWATSHPLTLALVALTLLVGLLPAGVAWVGARIVDSVIAAVAAAGARPETETVFAFVALEALLVALLAAGQRGISTAQSLLRAQLGQRVNELILEKALTLELSQFEDAEFYDKLTRARREASSRPLSLVMRTFGLAQNSVALVSFAVLIADFSPWAVILLFLAGLPSFVAEAKFSGDAFRLFRWRSPETRMQLYLETVLAREDHAKEVQLYNLGPRLLDRYRDIFRRVYQADRDLTLRRDGWGFAVGLLGTAALYGAYAFTAWSAIERRITLGGMTMYVALFRQGQSAVSAILSAVSGMYEDNLYIATLYEFLETPVRARKATMASGPEPADGVRFEKVSFTYPGSDSPALIDIDLHIRPGHSLALVGENGSGKTTLIKLLTRLYSPSSGRILLDGLDLERWDEQALRRRIGVIFQDFARYQLLVGENIGAGDVEAFEDELRWRRASDQAMARAFIESMPEDYRTQLGKWFKDGRELSGGQWQKIALARAFMRVKADVLVLDEPTAAMDAAAEANVFEHFREVARDRIVILISHRFSTVRMADEIVVIQDGRIVERGSHDALMAADGHYRSLFTLQARGYR